A single window of Ananas comosus cultivar F153 linkage group 17, ASM154086v1, whole genome shotgun sequence DNA harbors:
- the LOC109722933 gene encoding auxin response factor 23-like isoform X1, with protein MASSEVSVKGSNGRSEPSFSSSSCSEPVDGRGGGEAGGDAGHVSAGAPGGANVSEDALYNELWHACAGPLVTVPRVQDLVFYFPQGHIEQVEASTNQVADQQMPVYNLPWKILCRVMNVELKAEVDTDEVYAQVTLIPESKLDEFSAEKDAVPPPPPPRPHVHSFCKTLTASDTSTHGGFSVLRRHADECLPPLDMTRQPPSQELVAKDLHSVEWRFRHIFRGQPRRHLLQSGWSVFVSSKRLVAGDAFIFLRGENGELRVGVRRAMRQQTNVPSSVISSHSMHLGVLATAWHAVNTGTMFTVYYKPRTSPSEFIVPYHQYMESLKSNHSIGMRFKMRFEGEEAPEQRFTGTIVGIGDADPNRWHGSKWRSLKVRWDETSSIPRPERVSPWKIEPAVIPPPMNPLPLSRPKRLRSNVVPSSPDSSVLTKEASSKVTADPSQHHGLPRVLQDQEVTALKNTFPDSNESNTALKPGLWPPMREKARYAAQKAHYQTPSGSHGFCSFFNPTLSDVNLWRTHYQDQEGKNTIYPSSWPLMPVNSAFSINGQLTSQAVELPYQKTGNSRYGGQGAAYSALQSPGIDQSSSNWFGHFVPGQMENLSQNRSTKPQPSSAQGDVAKPKAGASCKLFGIQINSSPATTEPAFPPTSLPYEPQLNVLQKATRQKSQQRDTEKYSEPPKVTKSIDAATNCNMEKNTQPCQPSFKDVQSKLHGGSTRSCTKVHKQGIALGRSVDLMKFNNYDELIAELDRMFEFEGELKAPLKNWRVVYTDDEGDMMLVGDDPWPEFCRMVRKIFIYTREEVQKMNPATLNSGVEESTAASEEKVAAVRELKGCLLTSSVDLE; from the exons ATGGCGTCGTCGGAGGTGTCGGTGAAGGGGAGCAATGGACGCAGCGAGCCCAGCTTCTCCTCGTCCAGTTGCAGCGAGCCCGTCgatggccgcggcggcggagaggccGGCGGAGACGCTGGCCACGTCAGCGCGGGCGCTCCGGGGGGCGCGAACG TCTCGGAGGACGCGCTCTACAACGAGCTCTGGCACGCTTGCGCGGGGCCGCTGGTGACGGTGCCGCGAGTGCAGGACCTGGTGTTCTACTTCCCTCAGGGCCATATAGAGCAG GTGGAGGCTTCGACGAATCAGGTCGCGGATCAGCAGATGCCCGTCTACAATCTCCCCTGGAAGATCCTCTGTCGAGTGATGAACGTCGAATTGAAG GCAGAGGTGGATACAGACGAGGTGTACGCCCAGGTGACTCTAATTCCCGAATCGAAG CTAGACGAGTTCTCCGCGGAGAAGGATgcggtgccgccgccgcccccgccgcggcCGCACGTGCACTCATTCTGCAAGACGCTGACCGCATCGGATACGAGCACGCACGGTGGGTTCTCCGTGCTGCGACGCCATGCTGACGAGTGCCTCCCCCCTCTG GATATGACTCGCCAGCCACCTTCCCAGGAGTTGGTGGCTAAGGATTTGCATAGCGTCGAATGGCGCTTCCGCCACATTTTTCGGG GCCAACCGCGGAGGCACCTGCTTCAGAGTGGCTGGAGTGTTTTCGTTAGTTCCAAACGGCTCGTCGCTGGGGATGCTTTTATATTTCTGAG AGGAGAGAATGGCGAACTAAGAGTTGGGGTCCGGCGCGCAATGAGACAACAGACAAATGTTCCTTCTTCAGTCATATCAAGCCACAGTATGCACCTTGGTGTTCTTGCGACAGCATGGCATGCTGTTAACACAGGGACCATGTTCACTGTCTACTATAAACCTAG GACAAGTCCGTCTGAATTTATTGTCCCGTATCACCAATACATGGAGTCCCTCAAGAGCAACCATTCGATAGGGATGAGATTCAAGATGAGATTTGAGGGTGAAGAGGCTCCAGAGCAGAG GTTCACTGGGACGATTGTGGGGATAGGTGATGCCGATCCAAATAGGTGGCATGGATCAAAGTGGAGGAGTCTTAAG GTGAGATGGGATGAAACTTCTTCTATTCCTCGTCCAGAGAGAGTTTCTCCATGGAAAATTGAACCTGCTGTTATCCCTCCTCCCATGAACCCTCTTCCACTCTCGAGACCTAAGAGGCTTCGGTCTAATGTTGTTCCATCCTCCCCCGATTCATCAGTTCTTACAAAAGAAG CTTCTTCAAAAGTCACTGCAGACCCTTCTCAACACCACGGCCTTCCAAGGGTCTTGCAAGATCAAGAAGTCACGGCCTTGAAAAACACGTTTCCTGATAGCAATGAGTCGAACACGGCTCTAAAGCCTGGTTTGTGGCCTCCAATGCGTGAAAAAGCTCGTTATGCAGCTCAGAAAGCACATTATCAAACTCCTAGTGGTTCACATGGTTTTTGTTCATTCTTCAACCCAACTTTGAGTGATGTAAATCTGTGGAGGACACATTATCAAGATCAGGAAGGCAAAAATACTATCTATCCTAGCTCGTGGCCTTTAATGCCTGTGAATTCTGCCTTCAGCATTAATGGGCAGTTGACTTCTCAAGCTGTCGAGCTACCTTATCAGAAAACCGGAAATAGTAGATATGGTGGCCAGGGAGCAGCTTATTCCGCATTGCAGAGCCCAGGGATTGATCAGAGTTCTTCAAACTGGTTTGGCCATTTTGTGCCTGGTCAAATGGaaaatttatctcaaaatagGTCGACGAAACCTCAGCCTTCATCAGCTCAAGGTGATGTTGCGAAACCTAAAGCAGGTGCTAGCTGTAAGCTATTTGGGATTCAGATTAACAGCAGTCCTGCGACAACTGAACCAGCCTTTCCACCAACCAGTTTGCCTTATGAGCCACAGTTGAATGTTCTACAAAAAGCAACACGGCAGAAATCACAGCAGAGAGATACAGAAAAGTATTCTGAGCCACCCAAGGTTACAAAGTCAATTGATGCTGCTACAAATTGTAATATGGAGAAAAACACTCAGCCTTGTCAACCATCTTTTAAAGATGTTCAGAGCAAACTTCATGGTGGCTCAACAAGGAGCTGCACAAAG gtgCATAAGCAGGGAATTGCCCTTGGCAGGTCCGTGGACCTTATGAAGTTCAACAACTATGATGAGTTGATTGCTGAGTTGGATCGGATGTTTGAATTCGAAGGCGAGCTAAAGGCTCCCCTAAAAAATTGGCGGGTTGTATACACGGATGATGAGGGAGATATGATGCTGGTTGGAGATGATCCATGGCC CGAATTTTGTAGAATGGTGCGTAAAATCTTCATATATACACGAGAGGAGGTCCAGAAGATGAATCCAGCCACACTAAACTCAGGGGTTGAAGAGAGTACTGCTGCTTCGGAAGAAAAAGTGGCAGCTGTTAGAGAATTGAAGGGCTGCTTGCTTACATCTTCAGTTGATTTAGAGTAA
- the LOC109722933 gene encoding auxin response factor 23-like isoform X2: protein MASSEVSVKGSNGRSEPSFSSSSCSEPVDGRGGGEAGGDAGHVSAGAPGGANVSEDALYNELWHACAGPLVTVPRVQDLVFYFPQGHIEQVEASTNQVADQQMPVYNLPWKILCRVMNVELKAEVDTDEVYAQVTLIPESKLDEFSAEKDAVPPPPPPRPHVHSFCKTLTASDTSTHGGFSVLRRHADECLPPLDMTRQPPSQELVAKDLHSVEWRFRHIFRGQPRRHLLQSGWSVFVSSKRLVAGDAFIFLRGENGELRVGVRRAMRQQTNVPSSVISSHSMHLGVLATAWHAVNTGTMFTVYYKPRTSPSEFIVPYHQYMESLKSNHSIGMRFKMRFEGEEAPEQRFTGTIVGIGDADPNRWHGSKWRSLKVRWDETSSIPRPERVSPWKIEPAVIPPPMNPLPLSRPKRLRSNVVPSSPDSSVLTKEASSKVTADPSQHHGLPRVLQDQEVTALKNTFPDSNESNTALKPGLWPPMREKARYAAQKAHYQTPSGSHGFCSFFNPTLSDVNLWRTHYQDQEGKNTIYPSSWPLMPVNSAFSINGQLTSQAVELPYQKTGNSRYGGQGAAYSALQSPGIDQSSSNWFGHFVPGQMENLSQNRSTKPQPSSAQGDVAKPKAGASCKLFGIQINSSPATTEPAFPPTSLPYEPQLNVLQKATRQKSQQRDTEKYSEPPKVTKSIDAATNCNMEKNTQPCQPSFKDVQSKLHGGSTRSCTKAI from the exons ATGGCGTCGTCGGAGGTGTCGGTGAAGGGGAGCAATGGACGCAGCGAGCCCAGCTTCTCCTCGTCCAGTTGCAGCGAGCCCGTCgatggccgcggcggcggagaggccGGCGGAGACGCTGGCCACGTCAGCGCGGGCGCTCCGGGGGGCGCGAACG TCTCGGAGGACGCGCTCTACAACGAGCTCTGGCACGCTTGCGCGGGGCCGCTGGTGACGGTGCCGCGAGTGCAGGACCTGGTGTTCTACTTCCCTCAGGGCCATATAGAGCAG GTGGAGGCTTCGACGAATCAGGTCGCGGATCAGCAGATGCCCGTCTACAATCTCCCCTGGAAGATCCTCTGTCGAGTGATGAACGTCGAATTGAAG GCAGAGGTGGATACAGACGAGGTGTACGCCCAGGTGACTCTAATTCCCGAATCGAAG CTAGACGAGTTCTCCGCGGAGAAGGATgcggtgccgccgccgcccccgccgcggcCGCACGTGCACTCATTCTGCAAGACGCTGACCGCATCGGATACGAGCACGCACGGTGGGTTCTCCGTGCTGCGACGCCATGCTGACGAGTGCCTCCCCCCTCTG GATATGACTCGCCAGCCACCTTCCCAGGAGTTGGTGGCTAAGGATTTGCATAGCGTCGAATGGCGCTTCCGCCACATTTTTCGGG GCCAACCGCGGAGGCACCTGCTTCAGAGTGGCTGGAGTGTTTTCGTTAGTTCCAAACGGCTCGTCGCTGGGGATGCTTTTATATTTCTGAG AGGAGAGAATGGCGAACTAAGAGTTGGGGTCCGGCGCGCAATGAGACAACAGACAAATGTTCCTTCTTCAGTCATATCAAGCCACAGTATGCACCTTGGTGTTCTTGCGACAGCATGGCATGCTGTTAACACAGGGACCATGTTCACTGTCTACTATAAACCTAG GACAAGTCCGTCTGAATTTATTGTCCCGTATCACCAATACATGGAGTCCCTCAAGAGCAACCATTCGATAGGGATGAGATTCAAGATGAGATTTGAGGGTGAAGAGGCTCCAGAGCAGAG GTTCACTGGGACGATTGTGGGGATAGGTGATGCCGATCCAAATAGGTGGCATGGATCAAAGTGGAGGAGTCTTAAG GTGAGATGGGATGAAACTTCTTCTATTCCTCGTCCAGAGAGAGTTTCTCCATGGAAAATTGAACCTGCTGTTATCCCTCCTCCCATGAACCCTCTTCCACTCTCGAGACCTAAGAGGCTTCGGTCTAATGTTGTTCCATCCTCCCCCGATTCATCAGTTCTTACAAAAGAAG CTTCTTCAAAAGTCACTGCAGACCCTTCTCAACACCACGGCCTTCCAAGGGTCTTGCAAGATCAAGAAGTCACGGCCTTGAAAAACACGTTTCCTGATAGCAATGAGTCGAACACGGCTCTAAAGCCTGGTTTGTGGCCTCCAATGCGTGAAAAAGCTCGTTATGCAGCTCAGAAAGCACATTATCAAACTCCTAGTGGTTCACATGGTTTTTGTTCATTCTTCAACCCAACTTTGAGTGATGTAAATCTGTGGAGGACACATTATCAAGATCAGGAAGGCAAAAATACTATCTATCCTAGCTCGTGGCCTTTAATGCCTGTGAATTCTGCCTTCAGCATTAATGGGCAGTTGACTTCTCAAGCTGTCGAGCTACCTTATCAGAAAACCGGAAATAGTAGATATGGTGGCCAGGGAGCAGCTTATTCCGCATTGCAGAGCCCAGGGATTGATCAGAGTTCTTCAAACTGGTTTGGCCATTTTGTGCCTGGTCAAATGGaaaatttatctcaaaatagGTCGACGAAACCTCAGCCTTCATCAGCTCAAGGTGATGTTGCGAAACCTAAAGCAGGTGCTAGCTGTAAGCTATTTGGGATTCAGATTAACAGCAGTCCTGCGACAACTGAACCAGCCTTTCCACCAACCAGTTTGCCTTATGAGCCACAGTTGAATGTTCTACAAAAAGCAACACGGCAGAAATCACAGCAGAGAGATACAGAAAAGTATTCTGAGCCACCCAAGGTTACAAAGTCAATTGATGCTGCTACAAATTGTAATATGGAGAAAAACACTCAGCCTTGTCAACCATCTTTTAAAGATGTTCAGAGCAAACTTCATGGTGGCTCAACAAGGAGCTGCACAAAG GCTATATGA